The Thermodesulfobacteriota bacterium genome includes a region encoding these proteins:
- a CDS encoding ferredoxin--NADP reductase produces the protein MPELNAVVTQRVELAPGLIVLRVKPEGWALPDFIAGQFTVLGLPGSAPRITFSDGEEPAPEPEKMIKRAYSIASSSVEKEYVEFYITLIRSGALTPRLFSLKVGDKLWMSQKFVGIFTLSQIEREDTGGNIILLATGTGIAPYMSMLRTELERGDSRCYAVVHGARHSWDLGYRAELRTMARICKNFNYVPVISRPDEEPAGWGGKAGYIQDVWTDDIETLFGFKPSPEDTHIFLCGNPAMIETMTDRLSSDGYAEHTKKQPGQIHTEKFW, from the coding sequence ATGCCGGAACTTAATGCAGTGGTAACTCAGCGTGTCGAGCTTGCGCCGGGGCTTATCGTCCTCCGGGTAAAGCCCGAGGGCTGGGCCCTGCCGGACTTTATCGCCGGACAGTTCACCGTGCTCGGCCTTCCCGGCTCCGCGCCCCGGATAACCTTCTCCGACGGGGAAGAGCCCGCGCCCGAGCCCGAGAAGATGATAAAGAGGGCCTACTCCATCGCCTCCTCGTCCGTGGAGAAGGAGTACGTGGAGTTCTACATAACGCTCATACGCTCCGGCGCGCTGACGCCCCGGCTTTTTTCATTAAAGGTCGGAGATAAACTCTGGATGTCCCAAAAATTCGTCGGCATCTTCACCCTCTCGCAGATAGAAAGGGAGGACACGGGGGGGAACATCATCCTTCTCGCCACGGGTACGGGTATCGCGCCGTACATGAGCATGCTCCGGACCGAACTGGAGCGCGGCGACAGCCGTTGCTACGCCGTGGTGCACGGCGCGCGCCATTCGTGGGACCTGGGCTACAGGGCGGAGCTACGGACCATGGCGCGGATATGCAAGAACTTCAACTACGTACCGGTCATAAGCCGCCCGGACGAGGAGCCCGCGGGCTGGGGAGGCAAGGCGGGCTACATTCAAGACGTCTGGACCGATGATATAGAGACCCTCTTCGGCTTCAAGCCCTCGCCCGAAGATACGCATATCTTCCTCTGCGGCAACCCTGCCATGATCGAGACCATGACGGACCG